One window of the Candidatus Atribacteria bacterium ADurb.Bin276 genome contains the following:
- the pyrB gene encoding Aspartate carbamoyltransferase, giving the protein MKWKHKHLLGIDQLSGEEIRFLLEKGNQYREWLEQSPKKLTRLSGYYLINLFFEASTRTRVSFEMAGKLLGMEVVNFTNELSSLNKGESFRDTVRTLARMKVDALVIRHRSSGIPLYISQFLPFHIINAGDGMREHPTQALLDLLTMKRDGIDFTRNTVAIIGDILHSRVARSLSIGLKKLGSQVIFSGPPTLIPKGIEVLEGQVVYPVEEAIRQADVVYLLRIQKERQEAGFFPSAKEYASFFGLKEKPKGPDGRWKKIMHPGPVNRGLEIDSSLVEKENSLIEEQVSCGLAIRMAVLETLILGGQTDE; this is encoded by the coding sequence GTGAAATGGAAACATAAACACTTATTGGGTATTGATCAATTGAGCGGTGAAGAAATTAGATTTCTTCTTGAGAAAGGAAATCAATACCGCGAGTGGTTAGAACAATCTCCAAAAAAGTTAACGCGATTATCAGGCTATTATCTTATTAACCTATTTTTTGAAGCGAGCACTCGAACTCGGGTATCTTTCGAAATGGCTGGAAAACTTTTGGGGATGGAGGTGGTAAACTTTACCAATGAATTGAGCAGTTTAAATAAGGGTGAGAGCTTCCGTGATACAGTGCGAACTCTAGCGCGGATGAAAGTGGATGCTTTGGTTATTCGCCATCGATCCAGTGGGATTCCCCTTTATATATCCCAGTTTCTTCCTTTTCATATAATCAATGCTGGTGATGGCATGAGGGAACATCCTACTCAAGCCCTTCTTGATTTGCTCACCATGAAAAGAGATGGAATAGATTTTACCCGAAATACTGTAGCCATTATTGGAGACATTCTCCATAGCCGAGTTGCCCGTTCGTTGAGTATAGGACTCAAAAAATTAGGAAGTCAGGTCATTTTTTCCGGTCCGCCAACCCTCATCCCAAAGGGTATTGAAGTATTGGAAGGCCAAGTTGTTTATCCGGTAGAAGAAGCGATCCGACAAGCCGACGTGGTTTATTTACTTCGCATCCAAAAAGAACGTCAGGAAGCGGGATTTTTCCCCAGTGCCAAGGAGTATGCCAGTTTCTTTGGTCTGAAAGAAAAACCGAAGGGTCCTGATGGCCGTTGGAAAAAAATTATGCATCCTGGCCCGGTCAATCGAGGGTTGGAAATCGATTCATCTTTGGTTGAAAAGGAGAATTCCCTGATTGAAGAGCAGGTAAGTTGTGGATTAGCCATCCGTATGGCGGTTTTAGAAACTCTTATCTTGGGGGGGCAAACGGATGAATAA
- the pyrC gene encoding Dihydroorotase yields MNKVLIKNGTLILPQSNRTIEADVLIDDGVIVQIEPGINDGKAERINASGYLVGPGFINLHVHFREPGEEKKEDLFSGSRAAVKGGFTSVLCMPNTRPPIDSPLLISYLLSRAREVGLVNVFSAATISLGLEGKAMTDLGLLMNAGAKVLSDDGKCVKDSRLLYLLMTYSRYFHLPIILHEEDIDIAGEGQVNEGSMAVKMGYRSLPKVAEDSMIARDLVLAHSTGATVHFTHLSTALSVKLIEWFQNQGAKVTADVTPHHLLLDDQSIIQYGSRAKVKPPLRDQTDIVALKEGIQRGVIGILASDHAPHTNEDKEGDFNEAAFGISNLEITVPLYVKALIDDQSISWLDFWKLLSFNPAQFLGLTKKGSLEIGMDADIAIIDPETHHEVKVNEFVSKGKNCPFDGWQLKGWPVTTIVNGKILMRHSKLEA; encoded by the coding sequence ATGAATAAGGTATTGATAAAAAATGGCACTTTAATTCTTCCCCAAAGCAATCGAACCATAGAAGCCGATGTATTAATCGATGATGGAGTGATCGTTCAGATTGAACCGGGGATCAATGATGGAAAAGCTGAAAGAATCAATGCTAGCGGATATTTGGTAGGTCCGGGTTTTATTAATCTTCACGTTCATTTTCGCGAACCTGGGGAAGAAAAAAAAGAAGATCTTTTTTCTGGTTCTCGAGCAGCGGTAAAAGGTGGGTTTACCTCCGTTTTATGTATGCCCAATACTCGTCCTCCCATTGATTCACCCTTATTGATTTCCTACCTTCTCAGTCGAGCTCGTGAGGTTGGTTTGGTCAATGTTTTTTCGGCTGCCACAATCAGTTTGGGATTAGAAGGAAAGGCCATGACCGATCTGGGGCTGCTGATGAATGCCGGGGCAAAAGTATTAAGCGATGATGGAAAATGCGTTAAAGACAGCCGGTTGCTTTATCTGCTTATGACTTACTCACGATATTTTCATTTACCTATTATTCTCCATGAAGAAGATATTGACATAGCTGGAGAAGGTCAAGTCAACGAGGGAAGTATGGCAGTGAAAATGGGATACCGGTCTTTACCAAAAGTTGCGGAAGATTCAATGATAGCCAGAGATTTAGTCCTAGCCCATTCTACTGGAGCCACGGTTCACTTTACCCATTTGTCAACAGCATTGAGTGTCAAACTAATTGAATGGTTTCAAAACCAAGGAGCCAAAGTGACCGCCGATGTTACTCCCCATCATCTGCTACTTGATGATCAAAGTATTATCCAATATGGAAGTCGAGCCAAAGTGAAGCCACCTCTCCGGGATCAAACTGATATCGTTGCCCTGAAAGAAGGAATTCAGCGAGGAGTTATTGGGATTTTAGCATCCGATCATGCTCCACATACCAATGAGGATAAAGAGGGCGATTTTAATGAAGCTGCATTTGGTATTTCCAACTTGGAAATTACAGTCCCACTTTATGTGAAGGCGTTGATTGATGATCAATCAATAAGCTGGCTTGATTTTTGGAAACTACTCAGCTTCAATCCGGCTCAATTTTTAGGATTAACCAAAAAAGGAAGTTTAGAAATTGGTATGGATGCGGATATAGCCATCATTGACCCAGAAACCCACCATGAGGTAAAGGTGAATGAATTTGTTTCAAAAGGAAAAAATTGTCCTTTTGATGGATGGCAATTAAAAGGATGGCCGGTGACAACGATAGTAAATGGTAAAATATTGATGCGACATTCGAAATTGGAAGCTTAG
- a CDS encoding orotidine 5'-phosphate decarboxylase: MNFADRISRCIQEFGPLVVGLDPHIEYLPRFILEQEFKEKGKTWEALARAVTLTNQKILDALHDAVGMIKIQMAFYEMLGIPGMLALKSTIEYAQNLGYIVILDGKRNDISSTALAYAQGYLSSVSFPGGQLESFWKVDALTINPYLGEDGLIPFIGEADKADRGIFVLCRTSNKSAPTLQDVDGPDKVYIKVAKMVETLGEKMIGESGFSSIGIVVGATYPDDLKYLRTNFPSLLFLIPGVGTQKGDIKSLANAFRDDGLGAIINVSRNVIFAYREDLNNVSGEGFEKKAREKAVYYQERFWEFIR; the protein is encoded by the coding sequence ATGAATTTTGCTGATCGAATTAGCCGCTGTATTCAAGAGTTTGGTCCCTTGGTGGTTGGATTAGATCCCCATATCGAATATCTTCCCCGGTTTATCCTCGAGCAAGAATTCAAAGAAAAAGGAAAAACCTGGGAAGCCTTGGCTCGTGCAGTCACTCTAACTAATCAAAAAATATTGGACGCACTTCATGACGCAGTGGGTATGATAAAAATTCAGATGGCTTTTTATGAGATGTTGGGAATTCCAGGGATGTTGGCGCTCAAGTCAACCATCGAATATGCCCAAAATTTGGGATATATCGTCATTTTAGATGGAAAGCGCAATGATATCAGTAGTACTGCACTCGCCTATGCACAGGGATATCTCTCATCGGTTTCCTTTCCCGGTGGCCAATTAGAATCTTTTTGGAAGGTAGATGCTTTAACGATAAATCCCTATTTGGGAGAAGATGGCTTGATTCCTTTTATAGGAGAGGCAGATAAAGCAGACAGGGGTATTTTCGTGTTGTGTCGAACCTCGAATAAAAGCGCACCCACCCTACAGGACGTTGATGGTCCGGATAAAGTCTATATTAAGGTGGCTAAGATGGTTGAAACCTTGGGAGAAAAAATGATCGGTGAATCAGGATTCAGTTCTATTGGGATCGTCGTTGGAGCAACTTATCCTGATGACCTGAAATATCTTCGAACCAATTTTCCTTCGTTGCTGTTTTTAATTCCTGGAGTAGGAACTCAAAAAGGTGATATAAAATCGTTGGCCAATGCTTTTCGTGACGATGGTTTAGGTGCAATTATTAACGTGTCTCGCAATGTGATTTTTGCTTATCGGGAAGATTTGAACAATGTATCCGGGGAGGGATTTGAGAAAAAAGCTCGAGAAAAAGCAGTATATTATCAAGAAAGATTTTGGGAATTTATTCGATGA
- the pyrK_2 gene encoding Dihydroorotate dehydrogenase B (NAD(+)), electron transfer subunit — MKKAKIVKKKFLGTSFVELWLEENDIARLACPGQFVMISAGSTYDPFLKRPLGILSCQENYFGLLFDIVGRGTKILSQLEIGDQVDLLGPLGNGFSLNPKEALLIGGGRGLVPLYFLAQIFTSKKIPFQFFFGIRNQEEKVLIDYLSELSIPMVLSCQEQLSNYYCGTVLDAFEDWLHHHSQSKPAQKIYACGPQGMFQALSKMEDIIPNQIEVSLESRMGCGYGVCLSCAVKKKGLPGYFHVCKDGPVFRLGEIEL, encoded by the coding sequence ATGAAAAAAGCCAAAATTGTCAAGAAAAAATTCCTTGGAACATCATTTGTAGAATTGTGGTTAGAAGAAAACGATATTGCTCGCCTTGCTTGTCCGGGACAATTCGTAATGATTTCTGCTGGTTCAACCTATGATCCTTTTTTAAAAAGACCGCTCGGAATTTTATCTTGTCAAGAAAACTACTTTGGTTTGCTTTTTGATATTGTTGGCCGAGGGACCAAAATTTTATCTCAACTTGAGATTGGAGACCAGGTCGATCTGCTTGGGCCTCTGGGAAATGGTTTTTCGCTAAACCCCAAAGAAGCTCTTTTAATCGGTGGAGGTCGGGGATTAGTTCCTCTTTATTTTTTAGCCCAAATTTTTACTTCCAAAAAAATTCCCTTTCAGTTTTTCTTCGGCATTCGTAATCAGGAAGAAAAAGTCCTTATTGATTATCTCTCCGAGCTCTCTATCCCTATGGTATTAAGTTGTCAAGAGCAATTATCTAATTATTATTGTGGAACAGTTTTGGATGCTTTTGAGGATTGGCTCCATCATCATTCTCAATCAAAACCTGCTCAAAAAATTTATGCTTGTGGACCACAGGGGATGTTTCAGGCTTTAAGCAAAATGGAAGACATTATCCCTAATCAAATTGAAGTTTCTCTCGAATCACGTATGGGATGCGGATACGGTGTTTGTCTAAGTTGTGCAGTGAAAAAGAAAGGGCTTCCTGGGTATTTTCATGTTTGTAAAGATGGTCCGGTATTTCGATTAGGAGAAATTGAACTATGA
- the pyrD gene encoding Dihydroorotate dehydrogenase B (NAD(+)), catalytic subunit: protein MNLQVHLGNLTLSNPVILASGTAGYGREIAPYLDLDRIGALTLKGISSTPWVGNPPPRIHETYAGIMNSIGLENKGFDRFLREDLPFLENFQTRIIANIWGKTIEEYSDIAKKMNGLERIDAIEVNVSCPNIEQSGESFSCNSQILCQLIQNLRQKIQKPLIFKLGPNTDDLDNVLLFMEKEGVDILSITNTYPALAVDVENQSFIFSRKTAGLSGPAIKPLALKLVYDVIQKTRLPIIGMGGIMKAEDALEYLLIGAQAVALGSVNLVDPSAAVQIIDGIEAYLIQKNIFDINDLIGKVREVWR, encoded by the coding sequence ATGAATCTCCAAGTCCATTTAGGAAATTTAACCCTATCCAATCCAGTAATTTTGGCTTCAGGAACAGCTGGGTATGGGCGAGAAATTGCTCCTTATTTAGACCTGGATCGTATTGGAGCTTTAACTCTCAAAGGAATAAGCTCAACTCCTTGGGTGGGGAATCCGCCACCTCGTATTCATGAAACTTATGCAGGAATAATGAACTCAATTGGTTTAGAAAACAAGGGATTCGACCGCTTTCTTCGGGAAGATCTTCCTTTCTTAGAAAATTTTCAAACCAGGATTATTGCTAATATTTGGGGAAAAACCATTGAAGAATATTCTGATATTGCCAAAAAGATGAATGGATTAGAACGAATTGATGCTATTGAGGTGAATGTTTCTTGTCCTAATATCGAGCAGAGTGGAGAAAGCTTTTCTTGTAATAGTCAAATCTTATGCCAACTCATTCAGAACTTGCGGCAGAAAATTCAAAAACCCCTCATTTTTAAATTAGGACCCAATACCGATGACCTGGATAATGTCCTTCTTTTTATGGAAAAAGAAGGTGTAGATATATTGAGTATTACCAATACCTACCCAGCATTAGCTGTTGATGTTGAAAATCAGAGCTTTATTTTTTCCAGAAAAACAGCAGGATTATCCGGTCCGGCGATTAAACCGTTGGCGCTTAAATTGGTCTATGATGTTATACAAAAAACCCGACTTCCGATCATCGGAATGGGTGGTATAATGAAGGCGGAAGATGCCCTTGAATATCTCCTTATTGGGGCTCAAGCAGTAGCCTTGGGATCGGTAAATCTCGTCGATCCTTCGGCTGCCGTTCAAATCATAGATGGTATCGAAGCTTACCTGATTCAAAAAAATATCTTTGACATAAATGATTTAATTGGGAAAGTGAGGGAGGTTTGGCGATGA
- the pyrE gene encoding Orotate phosphoribosyltransferase has translation MREQEILQLFREAGAFMEGHFLLTSGLHSPFYIEKFKLLQRPKYVELLAGELIERFSGASPDVVVGPAIGGIILAYEVARQLGIRMAFTERENGKMKFRRDFVLEKNNSVLVVEDVVTTGSSAQEVIDVVEETGAKIIGVGILVDRSGGKIQFKYPFHPLLQMEVMTYSPDECPLCQEHIELQKRGSRNLSANP, from the coding sequence ATGAGAGAGCAAGAAATCCTTCAGTTATTTCGCGAGGCTGGAGCTTTTATGGAAGGTCATTTTCTTCTCACCTCCGGTTTACATAGCCCCTTTTATATAGAAAAATTCAAATTACTGCAACGGCCAAAATACGTTGAATTATTGGCTGGGGAACTCATCGAACGCTTTTCAGGAGCATCACCAGATGTTGTTGTGGGTCCAGCTATTGGAGGCATTATTCTTGCTTATGAAGTCGCACGACAATTAGGGATACGAATGGCTTTTACTGAAAGAGAAAATGGAAAGATGAAGTTTCGGCGGGATTTTGTTCTTGAAAAAAATAATTCAGTTCTCGTTGTAGAAGATGTGGTTACCACCGGTTCTTCTGCTCAAGAAGTGATTGATGTAGTAGAAGAAACCGGAGCAAAGATTATTGGAGTGGGGATATTGGTTGATCGAAGCGGAGGTAAAATTCAATTCAAATACCCCTTTCACCCACTATTGCAAATGGAAGTTATGACCTATTCGCCCGATGAGTGTCCTCTCTGCCAAGAACATATTGAACTCCAAAAACGAGGAAGCCGAAATTTATCAGCAAATCCCTGA
- the argE gene encoding Acetylornithine deacetylase, which produces MPVLKTLLDNEFDLFEPIHLAQNLVRISSVSRTRGESDLARYIANYLIDHQIRVEWQEVEEGRANIIAEIDGGRGEGPCLLLNGHLDTVPVGTGWTMPPLGGQVIDNYLYGRGSCDMKGSLAAMMYTAKIVSLFTPNLFGKLKLVFVVDEEQDNLGIKKWIEIWQKNWEPIDFAVVGEPTGLNISLGHRGVAAFRVTIKGKSCHAGIAHRGINAIYIASEILQFIKEKQNEFDQYEDEDIGKPALSVGKIQGGTSPNVVPDLCYFEVDVRTVPGLSLHDIESLICDSVKKVFEIHDLPPTFEIEQSIPHLPPVKIPRDVPGIDILSRSISDIPGEMPIFAPFPASCEAAFLDQVDIPTVIFGPGRIEEAHTANEFVSITQIVAASRIYSLLALRFLGGE; this is translated from the coding sequence ATGCCCGTTTTAAAAACACTATTGGATAACGAGTTTGATCTTTTTGAACCCATTCACTTAGCCCAAAATTTAGTTCGTATTTCCAGTGTTTCTCGAACCCGAGGGGAATCGGATCTAGCTCGTTATATCGCCAATTATCTTATCGATCACCAAATTCGAGTGGAATGGCAAGAAGTCGAAGAAGGTCGAGCCAATATAATTGCTGAAATTGATGGAGGGAGGGGAGAAGGTCCTTGCCTTTTGCTAAACGGACATTTAGATACGGTTCCGGTTGGAACTGGTTGGACTATGCCACCCTTGGGTGGCCAAGTGATTGATAATTACCTTTATGGCCGAGGGTCCTGTGATATGAAGGGATCGCTTGCTGCCATGATGTATACAGCAAAAATTGTTTCCCTTTTTACTCCCAATCTGTTTGGAAAATTAAAATTGGTTTTTGTTGTTGATGAAGAACAAGATAATCTTGGAATAAAGAAATGGATAGAGATCTGGCAAAAAAATTGGGAACCAATTGATTTTGCAGTGGTTGGTGAACCAACCGGCTTGAATATTAGCTTAGGGCATCGGGGAGTTGCCGCTTTTCGAGTAACCATCAAAGGAAAATCTTGCCATGCTGGAATCGCTCATCGAGGAATAAACGCTATTTATATAGCCTCAGAGATTCTGCAATTTATTAAAGAAAAGCAAAATGAGTTCGACCAGTATGAAGATGAGGATATTGGCAAGCCGGCTCTCAGTGTTGGAAAAATCCAAGGTGGGACATCACCAAACGTCGTTCCGGATCTGTGTTATTTTGAAGTAGATGTCAGAACCGTTCCCGGTTTGTCCCTTCATGATATAGAATCTCTTATTTGTGATTCAGTTAAAAAAGTGTTTGAAATCCATGACCTCCCACCAACTTTTGAAATTGAACAGTCGATCCCCCATCTTCCGCCAGTTAAGATTCCTCGTGATGTTCCAGGGATTGACATACTCAGCCGTTCAATTTCAGATATTCCTGGGGAAATGCCAATTTTTGCTCCCTTTCCAGCTTCCTGTGAAGCAGCTTTTTTGGATCAGGTTGATATACCAACCGTCATTTTTGGACCAGGACGAATTGAGGAAGCTCATACTGCCAATGAGTTTGTTTCAATTACCCAAATTGTTGCTGCCTCACGAATCTATTCCCTTCTTGCGTTACGGTTTTTGGGTGGAGAATGA